A portion of the Syntrophobacterales bacterium genome contains these proteins:
- the murC gene encoding UDP-N-acetylmuramate--L-alanine ligase, with amino-acid sequence MVFHKIDKIHFVGIGGIGMSGIAEVLLNLGFKVTGSDLRKTDTTERLERMGARIFQGHRVENVEDADVVVVSSAVKTDNPEVLKAREQFVPVIQRAEMLAELMRMKYSIAVAGAHGKTTTTSLVSSILGYAGIDPTCVIGGKLKSLGSNAKLGDSKYLVAEADESDGTFLLLFPTIAVVTNIDLEHLDFYKDITEIKSAFLTFLNKVPFYGLDIICIDNANLQSLIPSLKRRYMTYGLSKQADLRAENITYNGFQTTFKVIYREYGLGDISLTLPGIHNVRNTLAAIGVAIELDIPFEAIRDALKDFSGIQRRLEVKWDGSIKLIDDYGHHPTEIRATLSAVRSMWKGRVVVIFQPHRYTRTSALMDEFVTSFNEADLLIVTEIYAASEEKIEGVSGYILAEKIKASGHKNVMFAPSKEDAAELVLQNAKPGDVVITLGAGDVNKIDERLKSVWTGKE; translated from the coding sequence ATGGTATTTCATAAGATAGATAAGATACATTTTGTCGGTATAGGCGGAATAGGGATGAGCGGCATCGCAGAGGTGCTCCTTAATCTCGGCTTCAAGGTGACGGGTTCGGATCTCAGGAAAACGGATACAACGGAAAGACTGGAACGCATGGGAGCACGGATATTTCAGGGTCACAGGGTAGAAAATGTCGAAGACGCGGACGTAGTGGTAGTCTCGTCGGCGGTAAAGACCGATAACCCGGAGGTCCTGAAGGCGAGAGAACAGTTCGTGCCGGTGATACAGAGGGCCGAGATGCTCGCGGAACTCATGAGGATGAAATACAGTATCGCGGTAGCAGGCGCTCACGGCAAGACCACGACCACATCCCTTGTCTCTTCCATTCTCGGCTATGCGGGAATAGATCCCACATGCGTAATCGGAGGGAAACTGAAAAGCCTTGGCAGCAACGCGAAACTCGGCGATAGTAAATATCTCGTGGCGGAGGCCGATGAGAGCGACGGCACATTCCTTCTCCTTTTCCCCACTATTGCGGTGGTAACCAACATTGATCTGGAACATCTTGATTTCTACAAAGATATAACCGAGATAAAGTCAGCGTTCCTGACATTCCTGAACAAGGTGCCCTTCTACGGCCTCGACATCATCTGTATCGACAACGCCAATCTCCAGAGCCTGATCCCGTCCTTAAAGAGGCGATATATGACCTACGGACTCTCGAAACAGGCCGATCTCAGGGCTGAAAACATTACTTATAACGGCTTTCAGACCACGTTCAAAGTCATTTACAGGGAGTATGGACTCGGAGACATCAGCCTTACCCTGCCAGGTATCCATAATGTGAGGAACACGCTGGCCGCAATCGGCGTGGCCATTGAGCTTGATATTCCTTTCGAAGCCATCAGGGACGCCCTGAAAGATTTCTCCGGCATACAGAGAAGACTCGAAGTAAAGTGGGACGGTAGCATCAAACTCATAGACGATTACGGTCATCACCCGACAGAGATAAGGGCCACGCTCTCCGCCGTGAGGAGCATGTGGAAAGGCAGGGTAGTGGTGATCTTCCAGCCTCACAGATATACCAGGACCAGTGCCCTTATGGACGAGTTCGTCACCTCCTTCAACGAAGCCGACCTTCTTATCGTCACGGAGATATACGCCGCATCGGAAGAGAAGATAGAAGGGGTCTCTGGATATATCCTTGCAGAGAAAATTAAGGCCAGCGGACACAAAAATGTAATGTTCGCTCCATCAAAAGAGGACGCAGCCGAGCTGGTATTACAGAATGCGAAGCCAGGCGATGTGGTAATCACCCTTGGCGCCGGCGATGTGAACAAAATCGATGAAAGGCTCAAATCCGTATGGACTGGAAAGGAGTGA
- a CDS encoding UDP-N-acetylmuramoyl-L-alanyl-D-glutamate--2,6-diaminopimelate ligase translates to MHNIREGKQMTKLSWLLDGLAIEGIHGDTDIEIKGITKDSRMAAEGYMFFCTKKSASFIVQAVKRGARVVVSESEIPSVPVDCLIIASNVEGLLGTVSSRFYGMPSRDLFIAGVTGTNGKTTTTYLMESIAVGAGKQAGIIGTISYRYGGRVFPAPNTTPGAVEMHSLLNEMRTSGTELVAMEVSSHALDQKRVEGVEFNMGIFTNLTHDHLDYHETFEKYAKAKELLFSHHLKDSSKEMKWAILNMDDPAAPGFTPDTSVETIYYSTRKEANAYLLRGRECIDGLSLEVSVMGERMSISSSLVGRFNTSNILAACLFGYGAGFSAEAVKKGVESLHGVPGRLERVMNSKEIPVFIDYAHTPDALKKALELLTRLKKGRLIVVFGCGGDRDTTKRPIMGSIASHLADYSIVTSDNPRGEKPGIIIDDITAGFNGGPFAVIEDRREAIYQGIKMARENDVVLIAGKGHEDYQIVGDRKFHFSDMEIAKECLDVARR, encoded by the coding sequence ATGCATAATATACGGGAGGGTAAGCAGATGACGAAGCTCTCCTGGCTTTTGGACGGACTGGCGATTGAGGGCATACACGGCGATACGGATATTGAGATCAAGGGCATTACGAAGGATTCCAGGATGGCAGCGGAAGGCTACATGTTTTTCTGCACAAAAAAAAGCGCATCTTTCATCGTTCAGGCGGTGAAAAGAGGTGCGCGGGTCGTAGTGTCAGAATCTGAGATCCCCTCTGTCCCGGTGGATTGCCTGATTATTGCCTCCAATGTGGAGGGGCTTCTTGGAACCGTGTCGTCACGGTTCTACGGCATGCCCTCAAGAGACCTCTTCATCGCGGGCGTTACAGGAACGAACGGCAAGACAACTACCACTTACCTCATGGAATCCATTGCAGTTGGAGCTGGAAAGCAGGCAGGGATCATAGGCACCATTTCGTATCGATATGGAGGCAGGGTTTTCCCTGCGCCGAATACAACTCCGGGCGCTGTGGAAATGCACAGTCTCCTGAATGAAATGCGTACCTCCGGTACAGAATTAGTGGCCATGGAAGTCTCCTCCCACGCCCTTGACCAAAAGAGGGTCGAAGGTGTGGAGTTCAACATGGGAATTTTCACAAACCTGACCCATGACCATCTTGATTATCATGAAACATTTGAAAAATATGCGAAAGCCAAGGAGCTTCTCTTTTCTCATCATCTCAAGGACAGTAGCAAGGAGATGAAATGGGCGATACTCAACATGGACGATCCGGCTGCCCCGGGATTCACGCCGGACACGTCAGTCGAAACCATCTATTACTCGACGAGAAAGGAAGCCAACGCATACCTTTTACGGGGCCGGGAATGTATTGACGGACTTTCTCTTGAGGTCTCCGTCATGGGAGAAAGGATGTCCATTTCGTCCTCCCTTGTCGGCCGCTTCAATACGTCGAATATCCTGGCCGCGTGCCTTTTCGGGTACGGAGCGGGGTTTTCCGCCGAAGCAGTAAAGAAGGGGGTGGAATCACTTCATGGGGTGCCCGGCAGGTTGGAAAGGGTTATGAACTCCAAAGAAATACCGGTCTTTATCGACTACGCCCATACCCCTGACGCCCTGAAGAAAGCGCTCGAACTTCTTACCCGCCTGAAAAAGGGGCGGCTCATCGTCGTGTTCGGGTGCGGCGGAGACAGAGATACTACGAAGAGGCCCATAATGGGGAGCATTGCATCCCATTTGGCCGATTATTCCATCGTTACTTCGGACAATCCGAGGGGCGAAAAGCCGGGAATAATCATTGACGATATCACAGCAGGATTCAACGGGGGTCCTTTTGCGGTGATTGAGGACAGAAGAGAGGCCATTTACCAGGGTATCAAAATGGCCCGGGAGAACGACGTGGTGCTGATCGCGGGCAAAGGCCATGAGGATTACCAGATCGTCGGGGACCGGAAGTTTCACTTCAGCGACATGGAAATTGCAAAGGAGTGCCTTGATGTGGCGCGTAGATGA
- the murD gene encoding UDP-N-acetylmuramoyl-L-alanine--D-glutamate ligase — METTAGKKMFKIKEKEMDLPDDILIAGLGKTGIALTRFLAGMGKRVAVTDAKREEDLNESLAALNGVKFKGIFGGHDRDLFLSFPMIVISPGIDSEEPFLREARGKGIPVIGELELAARFVDEPIITITGTNGKTTTTTLIGEIFEKVYPGVFVGGNIGNPFINYVREGKKAPYIILEVSSFQLETINTFHPGTAVLLNITEDHLDRYRSYDEYIRAKYRIFENSTESDYAIIGKGLPVKDLVKARTYFFSAKEPLEEGAFLEGDTMHVRIKGEEFLYKRALSRLVGIHNTENILAALIVAHAHNIEQDAVEEVVSGFTGLAHRVEPVRTLKGITFYNDSKATNVDAAKRAIESMDSNVILIAGGKDKGGSYQTVAGLMGKIKAMILIGEAKEKIAEELSGFTVTYMEEDLTGAVERALAVADRGDSVLFSPMCSSFDMFRDYKERGNIFKRIVESL; from the coding sequence ATGGAGACAACGGCAGGGAAAAAGATGTTTAAGATTAAAGAGAAGGAAATGGACTTGCCTGATGATATATTGATTGCAGGCCTCGGCAAGACGGGCATTGCCCTTACCAGATTCCTAGCCGGGATGGGAAAACGGGTTGCCGTCACCGACGCGAAGCGTGAAGAAGACCTGAATGAGTCCCTCGCGGCATTGAATGGGGTCAAATTCAAGGGTATTTTCGGCGGCCACGACAGGGATCTCTTTCTGTCCTTTCCCATGATCGTCATAAGTCCCGGCATCGACAGTGAGGAACCATTTCTCAGAGAGGCAAGGGGGAAAGGTATACCGGTGATAGGAGAGTTGGAGCTTGCGGCTCGCTTCGTGGATGAACCGATCATCACCATAACTGGCACTAACGGAAAGACCACTACCACGACCCTCATAGGGGAAATTTTCGAGAAGGTCTATCCCGGCGTCTTCGTGGGAGGAAATATCGGAAATCCCTTCATAAATTACGTGAGGGAAGGGAAAAAGGCGCCATATATTATCCTGGAAGTGAGCAGTTTTCAACTCGAGACAATCAATACGTTTCATCCGGGGACGGCGGTCCTCCTCAATATCACGGAAGACCATCTCGACAGATACCGAAGTTATGATGAATACATCAGGGCGAAATACAGGATTTTCGAGAACAGCACCGAATCGGACTATGCGATCATAGGAAAAGGTCTCCCTGTCAAGGACCTGGTGAAGGCCCGGACGTACTTTTTCTCCGCCAAAGAGCCCTTGGAAGAAGGTGCCTTCCTGGAAGGGGACACCATGCATGTGCGCATAAAAGGAGAGGAATTTCTCTACAAAAGGGCTTTATCGCGCCTTGTAGGCATTCATAATACGGAGAATATCCTGGCTGCCCTTATCGTTGCCCACGCGCACAATATAGAACAGGACGCCGTAGAGGAAGTAGTGAGCGGTTTTACAGGACTGGCCCATAGGGTAGAACCCGTGAGGACGCTCAAGGGGATCACGTTCTATAATGACTCGAAAGCCACGAACGTTGATGCCGCAAAAAGAGCAATTGAGAGCATGGATTCAAATGTAATCCTCATCGCGGGGGGCAAAGACAAAGGGGGGAGTTACCAGACTGTTGCCGGTCTTATGGGTAAGATAAAGGCCATGATCCTGATAGGAGAGGCAAAAGAGAAAATCGCGGAAGAATTGAGCGGGTTTACCGTGACGTATATGGAAGAAGACCTTACTGGTGCGGTGGAACGGGCTCTCGCCGTGGCGGACAGAGGTGACAGCGTTCTCTTCTCCCCCATGTGCTCAAGTTTTGACATGTTCCGTGATTACAAAGAACGAGGCAATATTTTCAAGAGGATTGTGGAATCGCTATGA
- the mraY gene encoding phospho-N-acetylmuramoyl-pentapeptide-transferase produces MLYHLLYPLHVKFSGFNVFRYITFRTVLAILSALLISFFLTPYVIRKFTEWKIKNRKREDVPERHAEKSETPTMGGFVILVSTIIPTLVWADLKNEYIWLVTFAMLAFGAIGFMDDSRKLRNIKGKGISGKTKLLFQIFFALLVSGFLYSMKDFNTHLTIPFFKNVILNIGLFYIPLCVFIIVASSNAVNLTDGLDGLAIGPVLTVCSTFLFFAYLVGNVIFAQYLQVFYVRGAGELTILCGAMLGAGIGFLWYNTYPAELFMGDTGSLSLGASLAVIAIIIKQEVLLAIVGGIFVMETFSVIIQVLSYKWRGKRVFMMAPIHHHFELKGWNEGKIVVRFWIISIILALIALSTLKLR; encoded by the coding sequence ATGCTATACCATCTCCTCTATCCACTTCATGTGAAATTTTCTGGCTTCAACGTCTTTCGGTACATCACATTCAGGACTGTCCTTGCCATTCTCTCTGCCCTCCTAATAAGTTTTTTTCTTACTCCTTACGTCATAAGGAAATTCACGGAATGGAAGATAAAGAACAGGAAAAGAGAGGATGTGCCGGAAAGGCACGCCGAGAAATCGGAAACACCCACCATGGGCGGCTTCGTGATCCTCGTTTCTACCATCATTCCCACTCTCGTCTGGGCGGACCTGAAGAATGAGTACATATGGCTCGTGACTTTCGCAATGCTCGCCTTCGGGGCCATAGGCTTCATGGACGACTCAAGGAAATTGAGAAACATAAAAGGTAAGGGTATTTCGGGAAAGACAAAGCTTCTTTTTCAGATATTCTTCGCCCTCCTGGTCAGCGGCTTCCTCTATTCCATGAAAGACTTCAATACCCATCTCACCATACCTTTTTTCAAAAATGTCATTCTCAATATAGGCTTGTTTTATATCCCTCTTTGCGTATTCATTATCGTTGCATCGTCTAATGCGGTGAACCTTACGGACGGCCTCGACGGGCTCGCCATCGGTCCGGTACTTACCGTCTGCTCCACATTCCTTTTCTTCGCGTACCTAGTGGGCAACGTAATTTTCGCCCAGTACCTGCAGGTATTCTATGTGAGGGGGGCTGGGGAATTGACTATACTCTGCGGAGCCATGCTTGGAGCGGGCATTGGCTTTCTCTGGTATAACACGTACCCTGCAGAACTGTTCATGGGAGATACGGGTTCTCTGTCCTTAGGCGCGTCGCTTGCGGTGATTGCAATCATCATAAAACAGGAGGTACTCCTTGCCATCGTAGGAGGAATTTTCGTGATGGAGACTTTTTCGGTAATCATTCAGGTCCTGTCTTACAAGTGGCGAGGGAAGAGGGTTTTCATGATGGCACCAATACACCATCATTTCGAATTGAAGGGCTGGAACGAAGGAAAAATCGTGGTTCGGTTCTGGATTATATCCATAATCCTCGCACTCATTGCGTTAAGCACACTGAAACTGAGATAG
- a CDS encoding D-alanine--D-alanine ligase, which yields MDKVHMKQKKIGVLMGGRSSEREISLQSGNAVMEALRRKGYHVSAIDPASGLIERLTDEKIEVAYIALHGKWGEDGTVQGLLEIMGIPYTGPGVLGSSTAMDKIAMKLILSGIGLPTPDYAVATRGDAVDFPLPFVVKPANEGSTIGISVVREDSQKNDALETAFRYDKKVLVEKFVKGPEITVAVVNGQALPTIEVRPASGFYDFKAKYTKGMTEYIVPAPVSETAEKRSVDTALKVCGVFDLAGSVRIDMLIENEVPMVIDINTSPGMTENSLVPKAWINLGGTFDGLVEEILLGAALKI from the coding sequence ATGGATAAAGTTCACATGAAACAGAAAAAAATAGGCGTCCTCATGGGAGGCAGGTCATCCGAGCGCGAGATTTCATTGCAGAGCGGCAACGCCGTCATGGAGGCGCTCCGAAGAAAGGGCTATCACGTATCGGCAATCGATCCGGCCTCAGGCTTGATTGAAAGGCTGACGGATGAGAAAATCGAGGTGGCCTATATTGCCCTTCATGGGAAGTGGGGCGAAGACGGCACGGTCCAGGGACTTCTCGAGATTATGGGCATTCCCTACACAGGTCCTGGCGTTCTCGGATCCTCGACCGCCATGGACAAGATCGCTATGAAACTCATTCTTTCAGGTATTGGGCTTCCCACACCGGACTATGCGGTGGCAACCCGTGGAGATGCGGTGGATTTCCCGCTCCCCTTTGTGGTGAAGCCCGCAAACGAAGGCTCGACCATAGGCATCTCCGTTGTCCGGGAGGACTCTCAAAAGAATGATGCCCTGGAGACCGCATTTCGATATGACAAAAAGGTGTTGGTGGAAAAGTTTGTGAAAGGCCCGGAGATCACTGTGGCGGTGGTGAACGGCCAGGCCCTTCCGACGATAGAGGTGAGGCCGGCGAGCGGGTTCTATGATTTCAAGGCGAAATATACGAAGGGTATGACGGAATACATCGTCCCAGCACCCGTCAGTGAGACGGCGGAAAAGAGGTCTGTTGATACGGCTCTTAAAGTATGCGGAGTCTTTGATCTAGCAGGTTCTGTGAGGATTGACATGCTTATCGAAAACGAAGTGCCCATGGTAATTGATATAAACACGTCGCCGGGCATGACGGAAAACTCCCTCGTACCGAAGGCATGGATCAATCTCGGAGGAACCTTTGACGGTCTCGTGGAGGAAATTTTGCTGGGGGCCGCACTGAAGATATGA
- the murG gene encoding undecaprenyldiphospho-muramoylpentapeptide beta-N-acetylglucosaminyltransferase translates to MKLFISAGGTGGHIFPGIAVAEAFTGLDRGNEAVFIGTPYGMESSIIPKRGFRILYIKAKQFLGQSALKKFSTLISVITGVFVAMAMIKREKPDAVLGMGGFTSVPVVLAAVILGVPSFIHEQNVQPGLANKILSWFVKWTFISFDETKSYLKTKRVSHTGNPMRKGLTKSGMAKDEKTFGIFVFGGSRGARSINEAIIAMLPYMENHHNVILYHQTGPQDFERIREAYGKSSVRHEIFPFTDTMEKYYGLSDVVISRAGASTIFELAFFKKAAIMIPYPYSAGGHQWKNAQCVENEGGGYVIADDEATGERLYEVALHLMREPGLIAKMGENIGKIYIEDSAERIIRGMFHGIS, encoded by the coding sequence ATGAAACTTTTCATTTCAGCGGGAGGTACAGGTGGTCACATATTTCCTGGCATTGCGGTGGCGGAAGCTTTTACAGGTCTGGACCGGGGGAATGAAGCGGTATTTATTGGCACCCCTTACGGTATGGAGAGCAGCATCATCCCGAAGCGTGGATTCAGAATTCTCTATATAAAAGCGAAACAGTTCCTCGGGCAGTCGGCTTTGAAGAAGTTTTCGACCCTTATAAGCGTGATCACGGGTGTATTTGTCGCCATGGCAATGATAAAAAGAGAGAAACCGGATGCGGTCCTGGGAATGGGAGGATTTACTTCCGTGCCCGTCGTTCTCGCTGCAGTCATCCTTGGGGTGCCAAGTTTCATCCATGAGCAGAACGTGCAGCCGGGACTTGCGAATAAGATACTCTCCTGGTTCGTAAAATGGACGTTCATAAGTTTCGACGAGACTAAGAGCTATCTCAAAACAAAAAGGGTATCCCATACAGGAAATCCCATGAGAAAAGGACTCACAAAGTCCGGCATGGCAAAGGATGAAAAGACGTTCGGTATATTCGTCTTCGGAGGTAGCAGAGGCGCAAGAAGCATCAATGAAGCGATCATCGCCATGCTCCCTTACATGGAAAATCACCATAACGTAATCCTGTATCATCAGACAGGACCCCAAGACTTTGAGCGTATCAGGGAAGCATACGGCAAGAGCAGCGTTCGTCACGAGATCTTCCCTTTTACAGACACGATGGAAAAGTATTATGGCCTGTCCGACGTAGTGATATCACGGGCCGGGGCAAGCACCATATTCGAGCTGGCCTTCTTCAAAAAAGCGGCGATCATGATCCCCTATCCCTATTCCGCAGGGGGCCACCAATGGAAAAACGCCCAGTGTGTGGAGAATGAGGGGGGAGGATATGTAATCGCAGACGATGAGGCGACAGGGGAGCGGCTCTACGAGGTGGCGCTCCATCTGATGCGCGAACCGGGGCTGATCGCAAAGATGGGAGAAAACATAGGAAAAATTTATATAGAAGATTCGGCAGAAAGGATCATCAGGGGGATGTTTCATGGTATTTCATAA
- the murB gene encoding UDP-N-acetylmuramate dehydrogenase, producing MDWKGVKGTIMTDIPMKRYTSMKVGGSARFLVYPSDEEDLITILNRLNSEGIKSRFMGNGTNIIVHDKGLDEALIRTTEMKHMRYLKAGDGVMAEVSGGLSLTQFIQENTKRGLSGLEKLFGIPGTVGGAVKMNAGSFGSVVSDTLKEVRLVDRTDVKESTADTGDGFGYRNSPIKSSQCVLGARFFLTAKDRAEIIKDMDYVYEERRRKHPMEYPSSGSVFKSVEGEPAWKFIEQAGLKGVRAGDAQVSEKHANFIINLGNATAADIKTLIDKVKIEVYEKQGVSLEEEVELWGFDG from the coding sequence ATGGACTGGAAAGGAGTGAAGGGGACCATAATGACGGACATCCCCATGAAACGGTATACCTCCATGAAGGTTGGGGGATCGGCGAGATTCCTCGTGTATCCTTCTGACGAGGAAGATCTGATTACCATATTGAATAGACTGAATAGTGAGGGGATCAAATCGAGGTTCATGGGGAATGGGACGAATATTATAGTCCATGACAAGGGCCTGGACGAAGCCCTCATCAGGACAACGGAAATGAAGCATATGAGATACCTGAAAGCCGGGGATGGCGTAATGGCTGAAGTCTCAGGCGGACTTTCTCTTACGCAGTTCATACAGGAGAACACGAAGCGCGGACTCTCAGGCCTCGAAAAACTATTCGGTATACCAGGTACTGTAGGAGGCGCCGTAAAAATGAACGCGGGCAGTTTCGGGTCCGTCGTATCGGATACATTGAAGGAAGTAAGGCTGGTGGACCGGACGGATGTAAAGGAATCCACGGCGGATACGGGAGACGGGTTCGGATACAGGAACTCTCCGATAAAGTCTTCCCAGTGCGTGCTTGGTGCCCGGTTTTTTCTCACGGCGAAGGACAGGGCCGAAATCATAAAGGATATGGACTACGTGTACGAAGAGAGGAGGAGGAAGCACCCTATGGAGTACCCTTCCTCCGGTTCCGTGTTCAAGAGTGTGGAAGGAGAGCCTGCCTGGAAGTTCATTGAACAGGCAGGGTTGAAGGGCGTGAGAGCCGGCGACGCCCAGGTTTCAGAGAAACATGCTAATTTTATCATCAATCTCGGCAATGCGACAGCGGCTGATATAAAGACGCTTATAGATAAGGTAAAGATTGAGGTTTACGAAAAACAGGGCGTCTCTCTTGAAGAAGAGGTGGAACTCTGGGGGTTTGATGGATAA
- a CDS encoding UDP-N-acetylmuramoyl-tripeptide--D-alanyl-D-alanine ligase, with product MWRVDDVVEAVCGVPLRIEKDMFVAVSTDSRTIGVGDLFVPLPGANFDGHLYINDAYETSLGGSICEKRRVDICRGGRGTVILVDDTTQALLDLARWKKERMAGRCIALTGSNGKTTTKEILVDMMKRSFVVAYNEKNFNNLIGVSKNILAIAGEPEVLIYELGTNNKGEIQALATTTQPDLSLITNINASHLEGLSDLEGVLEEKLDLFRFTKSRGKVLVNADDPHIMRRYRDAGREALLYGITNEADFRLNIDKDLGWEGSEITITFPGESLTARTRLLGRHNLYNILAASALAYSAGLGAKEIKETVETFGAFSMRFTAKQSERGFMVIDDTYNANPASVEWAVRTIEDLPCRGKRVAILGDMRELGEKTAFYHRELGRFLKTTSIRLIALVGEYVKETFDELGNERAILFEDKERLVNYVNDIMEEGDVVLVKGSRAARMEEIVGALA from the coding sequence ATGTGGCGCGTAGATGACGTGGTAGAGGCGGTATGCGGTGTACCGCTCCGAATAGAAAAGGATATGTTTGTTGCCGTGTCTACGGATTCAAGGACCATCGGCGTGGGGGATCTCTTCGTACCTCTCCCTGGCGCCAATTTCGACGGCCATCTCTATATTAATGATGCGTACGAGACATCCCTGGGCGGCTCGATCTGCGAAAAGAGGCGCGTGGACATATGCAGAGGCGGGAGAGGAACGGTGATTCTCGTGGATGACACGACGCAAGCGCTTCTGGATCTCGCCCGGTGGAAAAAAGAACGCATGGCCGGGAGATGTATCGCCCTTACGGGGAGCAATGGGAAGACGACAACCAAGGAAATACTCGTCGATATGATGAAGAGGTCTTTCGTTGTTGCCTATAACGAAAAGAATTTCAACAACCTCATAGGCGTGTCAAAAAACATCCTCGCCATTGCAGGAGAACCGGAAGTCCTTATATACGAACTGGGAACGAACAATAAGGGTGAGATACAGGCCCTCGCGACGACAACGCAGCCCGACCTTTCTCTTATTACCAACATAAATGCCTCCCACCTGGAAGGGCTTTCAGATCTTGAAGGTGTTCTTGAGGAAAAACTTGATCTTTTCCGTTTTACGAAGAGTAGGGGGAAAGTGCTTGTCAATGCCGATGACCCTCACATCATGCGCCGGTACCGTGATGCAGGCCGGGAAGCTCTACTGTACGGCATTACGAATGAAGCGGACTTCCGGTTGAATATCGATAAAGACCTTGGCTGGGAAGGCTCCGAGATCACCATCACATTCCCTGGGGAAAGCCTTACAGCACGTACACGTCTCCTCGGTAGGCACAACCTTTACAATATCCTTGCCGCCTCAGCCCTCGCATACAGCGCTGGTCTCGGTGCAAAAGAGATAAAAGAGACCGTCGAGACTTTCGGCGCCTTCTCCATGCGGTTCACTGCCAAGCAGTCCGAAAGGGGATTCATGGTGATCGACGACACATACAATGCCAATCCTGCTTCCGTGGAGTGGGCGGTCCGCACCATCGAAGACCTGCCCTGTCGAGGTAAAAGGGTGGCGATCCTCGGGGACATGAGGGAACTGGGAGAGAAAACAGCCTTCTATCACAGGGAGTTGGGGAGATTCCTGAAAACTACGTCGATCCGCCTCATTGCCTTGGTGGGAGAGTACGTAAAAGAGACCTTCGACGAGTTGGGCAACGAACGGGCAATACTCTTTGAAGATAAGGAACGCCTTGTGAATTATGTGAACGACATTATGGAGGAAGGGGATGTAGTTCTCGTGAAAGGCTCACGGGCGGCGCGTATGGAGGAAATCGTGGGAGCGCTGGCCTAA
- the rsmH gene encoding 16S rRNA (cytosine(1402)-N(4))-methyltransferase RsmH — protein sequence MGVTHIPVLLEEVLDNLVGIGTGLFVDATVGGAGHSYAILERQKYLRLVGLDVDEDNLRTAEEKLCAFEKRVTLVRGNFRDLGRILRSLDIESMEGILFDLGLSTYQMMGNRGFSFNDEFFLDMRMDNRDPVTAYDVVNGYGYEALKSVIEEFGEEYRAPKIARMIVEERKKKPISTARELSAVILKAKKRQGKIHPATKTFQALRIEVNQELNNMRSGLSDAIAMLAPKGRIGVISFHSLEDRIVKETFRGSPLLRLVTKKPIRPERPEVLLNPRARSAKLRVAEKL from the coding sequence ATGGGCGTTACCCACATACCTGTTCTCCTTGAAGAGGTATTGGACAATCTGGTTGGAATCGGCACAGGTCTTTTTGTCGACGCGACGGTCGGTGGCGCAGGCCACTCGTATGCCATATTAGAGAGGCAAAAATATCTAAGGCTTGTAGGTCTTGATGTGGACGAGGACAATCTGAGGACCGCGGAAGAGAAGCTGTGCGCATTCGAGAAAAGAGTAACATTGGTGAGAGGGAACTTCAGAGACTTGGGGCGCATTTTGCGCTCTCTTGACATTGAGTCCATGGAAGGTATCCTTTTCGACTTGGGGTTGTCCACATACCAGATGATGGGGAACCGCGGGTTCAGTTTCAACGATGAATTTTTTCTCGACATGAGGATGGATAACAGGGATCCAGTGACCGCCTATGACGTGGTAAATGGGTACGGATATGAAGCTCTTAAAAGCGTGATTGAGGAATTTGGAGAAGAGTACAGAGCTCCTAAGATCGCAAGAATGATCGTGGAGGAAAGGAAAAAGAAGCCCATTTCTACGGCGAGAGAACTGAGCGCCGTCATACTTAAAGCGAAAAAAAGGCAGGGAAAGATCCACCCTGCCACGAAGACGTTTCAGGCCCTGAGAATAGAGGTGAATCAGGAGCTTAACAATATGCGGTCAGGACTAAGTGATGCCATCGCCATGCTCGCCCCGAAGGGGCGGATCGGTGTCATATCCTTCCATTCTCTTGAAGACCGGATCGTAAAGGAAACTTTCAGGGGTTCACCTTTGCTGAGATTGGTTACGAAAAAGCCAATCCGGCCGGAGAGACCGGAAGTGCTTTTGAACCCAAGAGCAAGGAGCGCAAAACTCAGAGTCGCAGAGAAACTGTAG